A region of Streptomyces sp. NBC_01267 DNA encodes the following proteins:
- a CDS encoding ABC transporter permease — protein sequence MSTVTAAADVRRSPHRDWALLWHQIRYEQLTFWRNPQSAFFTFLFPVVVIAIFGALFGAVGSSDFFYGRSALQYYVSTVAAVSVLGACYSQLAIVLSTRRQNGILKRVRATPLPTYIYFLGLLAHCIVVSIVDVALIIGVGRLYGVPFPAGSQWPAIAVTLVLGSASFCALGVAVASLIRNAEAAPSVVQLILFPLVFISGTYMPIHSGTLNSISAALPVRPFNEALLSAFAEHSGVPWKNFAVLLIWGLAGAVVAIRRFQWAPRQE from the coding sequence GTGAGTACCGTCACCGCCGCTGCCGACGTCCGCCGGTCCCCGCACCGTGACTGGGCGTTGCTGTGGCACCAGATCCGCTACGAGCAGCTCACCTTCTGGCGTAATCCGCAGAGCGCGTTCTTCACCTTCCTCTTCCCGGTCGTGGTCATCGCGATCTTCGGTGCGCTGTTCGGCGCCGTGGGCAGCAGTGACTTCTTCTACGGGCGGTCGGCGCTCCAGTACTACGTCTCCACCGTCGCCGCGGTCTCCGTACTGGGCGCCTGTTACAGCCAGTTGGCGATCGTGCTGTCGACCCGCAGGCAGAACGGCATCCTCAAGCGCGTGCGGGCGACGCCCCTGCCGACGTACATCTACTTCCTGGGGCTGCTCGCGCACTGCATCGTCGTCAGCATCGTGGACGTCGCGCTGATCATCGGTGTCGGCAGGCTCTACGGGGTCCCGTTCCCGGCGGGCTCCCAGTGGCCCGCGATCGCGGTGACCCTCGTACTGGGATCTGCCAGCTTCTGCGCCCTGGGGGTCGCGGTGGCCTCCCTGATCCGCAACGCCGAGGCCGCGCCGTCGGTCGTGCAGCTGATCCTCTTCCCGCTGGTCTTCATCTCCGGCACGTACATGCCGATCCACTCCGGCACGCTGAACAGCATCTCGGCGGCGCTGCCGGTGCGGCCGTTCAACGAGGCCCTGCTCAGTGCGTTCGCCGAGCACTCGGGGGTGCCGTGGAAGAACTTCGCGGTGCTGCTGATCTGGGGCCTGGCCGGGGCGGTCGTCGCCATCCGCCGGTTCCAATGGGCCCCCCGGCAGGAGTGA
- a CDS encoding ABC transporter ATP-binding protein — MSSAVVVEDLHKTYGTLRAVHGVSFSVEHGEIFALLGRNGAGKTTTMEILEGFRTRDSGRAEVLGLDPGDTSTERALRERIGLVLQDIAVEPYLTVRETIARNAGYYPSPRDVAEVITLVDLAGQENRKVRALSGGQKRRLDLALGIIGNPGVLFLDEPTTGFDPNARRGAWQLVRDLRDAGMTIVLTTHYMEEAQELADRVAVISKGEIVAEGTPETLGGRDTAKARISFALPEGCALSDLPVDAAPAHGMSEPAHGLIVVESAEPTRTLHQLTGWALDRGTVLDRLSVDRPSLEDVYLHLTDQGAGAPEHTLERSAR, encoded by the coding sequence ATGTCTAGCGCGGTGGTGGTCGAGGACCTGCACAAGACGTACGGCACGCTGCGGGCCGTGCACGGGGTGAGCTTCTCCGTCGAGCACGGGGAGATATTCGCGCTGCTCGGCCGCAACGGCGCCGGGAAGACCACCACGATGGAGATCCTGGAGGGCTTCCGCACCCGGGACAGCGGTCGCGCCGAGGTGCTGGGGCTCGATCCGGGTGACACCTCCACGGAACGGGCTCTGCGCGAGCGGATCGGCCTGGTGCTCCAGGACATCGCCGTGGAACCGTATCTGACGGTCCGTGAGACGATCGCGCGCAATGCGGGGTACTACCCGTCGCCGCGTGACGTCGCCGAAGTGATCACGCTGGTCGACCTCGCCGGTCAGGAGAACCGCAAGGTCAGAGCGCTGTCCGGCGGTCAGAAGCGGCGCCTGGACCTGGCGCTCGGCATCATCGGCAACCCGGGCGTGCTCTTCCTCGACGAGCCGACGACGGGCTTCGACCCGAACGCGCGCCGGGGTGCCTGGCAGCTCGTACGCGATCTGCGCGACGCCGGGATGACCATCGTGCTCACCACGCACTACATGGAAGAGGCCCAGGAGCTGGCGGACCGGGTGGCGGTGATCTCCAAGGGCGAGATCGTGGCCGAGGGGACGCCGGAGACGCTCGGCGGCCGGGACACCGCCAAGGCCCGGATCAGCTTCGCCCTGCCCGAGGGGTGCGCGCTCTCCGACCTCCCGGTCGACGCCGCACCCGCGCACGGGATGTCCGAGCCCGCACACGGGCTGATCGTGGTCGAGTCCGCCGAACCGACGCGGACGCTGCACCAGTTGACCGGCTGGGCCCTCGACCGGGGCACGGTCCTCGACCGGCTGTCGGTCGACCGGCCGAGCCTGGAGGACGTCTATCTGCATCTGACGGACCAGGGCGCAGGCGCACCGGAACACACACTGGAGAGGAGCGCACGGTGA
- a CDS encoding YceI family protein yields METNRGNGAATPQLGRYDIDTSSSVIKFRTKHMFGLGSVLGTFAIRGGTVDVAEPLGESSVRVEIDTASFETGTEKRDSTVRSKTFLDTGRYPTMTFVSESVDATGITGQLTVREVTRPVTLAIQESRTAPGAFSAVATTRIDRLEFGVTGSRGMTGRYLDLTLEIQCTRT; encoded by the coding sequence ATGGAAACGAACCGGGGCAACGGGGCCGCGACTCCCCAGCTGGGCCGCTACGACATCGACACCAGCAGTTCGGTCATCAAGTTCAGGACCAAGCACATGTTCGGTCTCGGCTCGGTGCTCGGCACCTTCGCGATCCGCGGCGGGACGGTCGATGTCGCCGAACCGCTCGGGGAGTCGAGCGTCCGCGTCGAGATCGACACGGCCAGCTTCGAGACGGGGACCGAGAAGCGGGACTCGACCGTACGGTCGAAGACCTTCCTCGACACCGGCCGCTATCCGACGATGACCTTCGTCTCCGAGAGCGTCGACGCCACCGGCATCACCGGGCAGCTGACCGTGCGCGAGGTGACCAGGCCGGTCACCCTGGCGATCCAGGAGTCGCGGACCGCCCCCGGTGCGTTCAGCGCCGTGGCCACGACGCGGATCGACCGGCTGGAGTTCGGGGTGACCGGGTCCCGCGGGATGACCGGGCGCTACCTCGATCTGACGCTGGAGATCCAGTGCACACGCACCTGA
- a CDS encoding sensor histidine kinase, which produces MREERWHRRHRVAVDVVIAVFFVLLDTGATLAGATWWPDHPGPLAEVLLGVQALACGSLVLRRRAPLTVVAVLGAFTLAVTLLISPAHALTPARPGNVWAPYATALAATGPLFYGTSRRTAFVALTGFTLIVARVWQPTATIITIGLLRTVSGPLLGLYLDARRRLVLALTERAERAEREHHLLAEQARDEERARLAGEMHDVVTHRVSLMVLQAGALQMTARDEATRRAAEELRAAGCQALDELRDLVGILRTAPEEDTTPSADGFTTLIAESAAVGIPTELVEEGDRSLASPVVGRTAYRIVREALTNVRKHAPGARVTVRVEYEEAQLRVTIHNTPPTGRPSSALVETGSGLGIVNLRQRIELVHGTLRAGPAPDGGFCLAATLPAYVPTAESAV; this is translated from the coding sequence GTGAGAGAAGAGCGCTGGCACCGTCGGCACCGGGTCGCCGTGGACGTGGTGATCGCGGTCTTCTTCGTACTGCTCGACACCGGGGCCACGCTCGCCGGCGCGACCTGGTGGCCGGACCACCCGGGGCCGCTCGCCGAGGTGTTACTGGGGGTGCAGGCCCTCGCCTGCGGCTCACTCGTCCTGCGCCGCCGCGCCCCGCTGACGGTCGTCGCCGTGCTCGGCGCGTTCACCCTGGCCGTGACGCTGCTGATCTCCCCGGCGCACGCGCTGACCCCGGCCCGCCCCGGCAACGTGTGGGCGCCCTACGCGACGGCGCTCGCCGCCACCGGGCCGCTGTTCTACGGGACGAGCCGCCGGACCGCGTTCGTCGCTCTGACCGGGTTCACGCTCATCGTCGCGCGGGTCTGGCAGCCCACGGCCACCATCATCACGATCGGCCTGCTCCGCACCGTGTCCGGGCCGCTGCTCGGCCTGTACCTGGACGCCCGACGCCGCCTGGTGCTCGCGCTGACCGAGCGGGCCGAGCGGGCCGAGCGGGAACACCATCTGCTCGCCGAGCAGGCCCGCGACGAGGAACGGGCCCGGCTGGCGGGGGAGATGCACGACGTGGTCACCCACCGGGTGAGTCTGATGGTGCTCCAGGCCGGTGCACTGCAGATGACGGCGCGCGACGAAGCGACCCGGCGGGCCGCGGAGGAACTGCGCGCCGCGGGCTGCCAGGCACTGGACGAACTCCGGGACCTGGTGGGCATTCTGCGCACCGCCCCGGAGGAGGACACCACACCGTCGGCGGACGGATTCACCACGCTCATCGCCGAGTCGGCCGCGGTCGGCATACCCACCGAACTGGTCGAGGAGGGCGACCGGTCGCTCGCCTCGCCGGTCGTCGGCCGTACCGCGTACCGCATCGTGCGGGAGGCGCTGACCAACGTACGCAAACACGCGCCCGGCGCGCGGGTCACCGTGCGCGTCGAGTACGAGGAGGCCCAGTTGCGGGTCACGATCCACAACACGCCCCCCACCGGCAGACCCAGCAGCGCCCTGGTCGAGACCGGGTCCGGCCTCGGCATCGTCAACCTCAGGCAGCGCATCGAACTGGTCCACGGCACCCTGCGCGCCGGACCCGCGCCGGACGGCGGGTTCTGCCTCGCGGCGACCCTGCCCGCCTACGTACCTACTGCGGAATCGGCGGTGTGA
- a CDS encoding response regulator transcription factor — protein sequence MIRVVVVDDEPMVCVFLRTILGSAPDIEVVDEAHDGAAGVDAVVRSRPDVVLMDLRMPGVDGLTAIERIGRLPDPPPIVVLTTFDADQYVMRALRAGAAGFLVKSTPPEDLIGLVRVAAEGHTVLSAVAARRLVAASTDTSSARDRARQLVATLTERETEVLACLGEGLSNARIAARLHLSEATIKGYVSRMLDKLSCANRTQAGLIAHEAGVVPAQEQ from the coding sequence ATGATCCGGGTAGTGGTGGTGGACGACGAGCCGATGGTCTGCGTGTTCCTGCGCACGATCCTCGGCTCCGCCCCCGACATCGAAGTCGTCGACGAGGCGCACGACGGGGCGGCCGGTGTCGACGCGGTGGTACGCAGCAGGCCGGACGTCGTACTGATGGACCTGCGGATGCCGGGCGTCGACGGGCTCACCGCGATCGAACGCATCGGCCGGCTCCCCGACCCGCCGCCCATCGTGGTGCTGACGACGTTCGACGCCGACCAGTACGTGATGCGCGCGCTGCGGGCCGGTGCGGCGGGCTTCCTGGTCAAGTCCACCCCGCCGGAGGACCTGATAGGACTGGTACGGGTGGCCGCCGAGGGCCACACCGTGCTGTCCGCGGTGGCGGCCCGCAGGCTGGTCGCCGCGTCGACGGACACCTCGTCCGCGCGGGACCGGGCCCGGCAGCTCGTCGCGACGCTGACCGAGCGGGAGACCGAGGTGCTCGCCTGCCTCGGCGAGGGTCTGTCCAACGCGCGGATCGCGGCCCGGCTCCACCTCTCCGAGGCGACGATCAAGGGCTATGTGTCACGGATGCTCGACAAGCTGAGCTGCGCGAACCGCACCCAGGCCGGACTGATCGCGCACGAGGCGGGTGTCGTCCCGGCCCAGGAGCAGTGA
- a CDS encoding activator-dependent family glycosyltransferase, whose product MRVLFATIPEKSHLFCLTPLAWAARAAGHEVRVASTAEFVDVIARTGMTAVAVGSNDGISAAMSANRETQQWDSVNWSELDPPNPTYQEEFDRAQLGAYGCAMYNEPMIDDLVAFARDWRPDLVVWDPLTYAGPIAAGVAGAAHVRSLCFADVWVKKRQLFLKLAAEAPADERARDPLGGWLTERTEQFGGTYSPESTTGQLTLDPLPDSLAIDTGVARAPVRFVPYNGPAVVPAWLRTPPERPRICLSLGASNTERYGGDYVSKSDILESLAELDAEVVAALLPSQVRELGALPANVRVVESVPLHALLPSCSVLIHHGGFGSYANALVHGVPQLTVTTPVADQIYRGAGLESQGAGLLLESASATAGQVRERTARILSDAAFQENSDRLREEALARPAPADVIPVLEKLVAERRTDPWTV is encoded by the coding sequence GTGCGCGTGCTGTTCGCGACCATCCCCGAGAAGTCCCATCTCTTCTGTCTGACCCCGCTCGCCTGGGCCGCGCGGGCCGCCGGTCACGAGGTCCGTGTCGCCAGTACCGCGGAGTTCGTCGACGTCATCGCCCGTACCGGCATGACCGCGGTGGCGGTGGGCAGCAACGACGGCATCAGCGCGGCGATGAGCGCGAACCGCGAGACGCAGCAGTGGGACTCGGTCAACTGGAGTGAGCTCGATCCGCCGAACCCCACCTACCAGGAGGAGTTCGACCGCGCCCAGCTCGGGGCGTACGGGTGCGCGATGTACAACGAGCCGATGATCGACGACCTGGTGGCGTTCGCCCGGGACTGGCGGCCCGATCTCGTCGTCTGGGATCCGCTGACCTACGCGGGGCCGATCGCCGCGGGCGTGGCGGGTGCCGCGCACGTGCGGTCGCTGTGCTTCGCCGACGTGTGGGTGAAGAAGCGCCAGCTGTTCCTGAAGCTCGCCGCCGAGGCCCCGGCCGACGAACGGGCCAGGGACCCGCTGGGCGGCTGGCTCACCGAGCGCACGGAGCAGTTCGGAGGTACCTACTCCCCCGAGTCGACCACCGGTCAGCTGACCCTGGACCCGCTGCCCGACAGCCTCGCCATCGACACCGGGGTGGCGCGGGCCCCGGTGCGCTTCGTGCCGTACAACGGTCCCGCGGTGGTGCCCGCCTGGCTGCGGACGCCGCCGGAACGCCCCCGGATCTGTCTGAGTCTCGGCGCGTCGAACACCGAGCGCTACGGCGGTGACTACGTGTCGAAGTCCGACATCCTGGAGTCCCTGGCGGAGCTGGACGCCGAGGTGGTGGCCGCGCTGCTGCCCTCGCAGGTAAGGGAGTTGGGGGCGCTGCCGGCGAACGTCCGGGTGGTGGAGTCCGTGCCGCTGCACGCGCTGCTGCCGAGCTGTTCGGTGCTGATCCACCACGGCGGTTTCGGCAGCTACGCCAACGCGCTGGTCCACGGCGTCCCGCAGCTCACCGTCACCACCCCGGTGGCCGATCAGATCTACCGCGGGGCCGGTCTGGAGAGCCAGGGCGCGGGGCTGCTGCTCGAAAGCGCCAGCGCCACGGCGGGGCAGGTGCGGGAGAGGACCGCGCGGATCCTGTCCGACGCGGCCTTCCAGGAGAACTCCGACCGGCTGCGCGAGGAGGCGCTGGCGCGTCCGGCACCGGCCGATGTGATTCCGGTACTGGAGAAGCTGGTCGCCGAGCGCCGGACCGATCCCTGGACGGTCTGA
- a CDS encoding NAD-dependent epimerase/dehydratase family protein — MRAVGNDGPAPPVAVVLGGAGFVGRHVCTVLRAAGWAVTAVVRRAAAAPPGCGTLRIDAVRADAATLTEALVRLRPTLVVNAAGALWDVTDEELTEGNVTLVGRLVSAVAALPGPVRLVHIGSSYEYGSVPGHTALSESAPCAPASGYARTKLAGTRTVTGAVRDGRIDAVVLRVTVSVGPYASRHSLLGGLALQLAEQPGELKLPPIYGVRDLIDVRDVADAVLAAADAPEVPPVVNIGAGVGVALTDAVDALIRIAGSTAAVVRTPAPTVRRDAGTGEQPLDVGLALRELGWSPARTPADALRALWDSVAPPADGPGVPLTTLAVDGESIHG; from the coding sequence ATGCGCGCAGTGGGGAACGACGGCCCGGCGCCGCCCGTCGCCGTCGTGCTCGGTGGCGCCGGATTCGTCGGCCGCCATGTCTGTACGGTGCTGCGGGCCGCGGGCTGGGCGGTGACCGCCGTGGTGCGCCGGGCCGCCGCGGCGCCCCCCGGCTGCGGAACGCTCCGGATCGACGCCGTACGGGCGGACGCCGCCACGCTCACCGAGGCGCTGGTACGCCTGCGGCCCACCCTGGTGGTCAATGCCGCGGGTGCCCTGTGGGACGTCACCGACGAGGAACTCACCGAGGGCAATGTGACGCTGGTCGGGCGTCTGGTGTCGGCGGTGGCGGCCCTGCCGGGACCGGTCAGGCTGGTGCACATCGGCTCGTCCTACGAGTACGGCAGCGTCCCCGGGCACACCGCCCTGTCGGAGTCCGCCCCGTGCGCCCCGGCCAGCGGGTACGCCAGGACCAAACTCGCCGGAACCCGCACCGTCACCGGCGCCGTCCGGGACGGCCGTATCGACGCCGTCGTCCTGCGGGTCACCGTCTCGGTCGGCCCCTACGCCTCACGGCACAGCCTGCTCGGCGGGCTGGCCCTGCAACTCGCTGAACAACCAGGTGAGTTGAAGCTTCCGCCGATCTACGGGGTGCGGGACCTCATCGATGTCCGGGACGTCGCCGACGCCGTACTGGCCGCGGCGGACGCGCCGGAGGTCCCGCCGGTCGTCAACATCGGCGCGGGTGTCGGAGTCGCACTGACCGACGCCGTGGACGCGCTGATCCGGATCGCGGGCTCGACCGCCGCGGTCGTCCGCACCCCGGCGCCGACCGTACGCCGCGACGCCGGGACCGGAGAGCAGCCGCTCGACGTCGGCCTGGCGCTGCGGGAGCTGGGATGGTCCCCGGCGCGGACGCCGGCGGACGCGCTGCGGGCCCTGTGGGACAGCGTCGCCCCACCCGCCGACGGCCCCGGCGTACCCCTTACGACCCTCGCAGTGGACGGAGAGAGCATTCATGGCTGA
- the rfbH gene encoding lipopolysaccharide biosynthesis protein RfbH has protein sequence MADPDVQSILEQTRKLHRDRASAGSEFVPGVTPILPSGAVLDEDDRAALVEQALEMRIASGAQALLFERKFARTIGVRKAHLTNSGSSANLLALSSLAVPELEDRRLRPGDEVITVAAGFPTTVNPIIQCGLVPVFVDVDLATYNTTVERIEAALTPRTKVIMLAHTLGNPFPVAEVAELAAQHDLFLIEDNCDAVLSTYQGRNTGTFGDYATVSFYPAHHLTTGEGGCVLTNTLELARITESMRDWGRDCWCEPGEDNKCLKRFNYQMGDLPHGYDHKYIFSHVGYNLKATDIQAALGLTQLAKLPDFVAARKRNWQRLRDGLDGVPGLLLPEATPGSDPSWFGFVITLTDDAPFSRPELVDFLTARRIGTRLLFAGNLTRHPAYRHETYRVSGELTNSDIITDRTFWIGVYPGITGEMVDYMVASLREFVAKPH, from the coding sequence ATGGCTGACCCCGATGTGCAGTCCATACTGGAGCAGACCCGCAAGCTTCACCGTGACCGGGCCTCGGCCGGGAGCGAGTTCGTTCCCGGGGTCACACCGATCCTGCCGTCGGGTGCGGTCCTCGACGAGGACGACCGTGCCGCGCTCGTGGAACAGGCCCTGGAGATGCGGATCGCGTCCGGTGCCCAGGCACTGCTCTTCGAGCGGAAGTTCGCCAGGACCATCGGTGTCCGCAAGGCACACCTGACCAACTCGGGATCGTCCGCCAACCTCCTCGCGCTCTCCTCGCTGGCGGTGCCGGAGCTGGAGGACCGCAGACTGCGGCCGGGCGACGAGGTGATCACCGTGGCGGCGGGCTTCCCCACCACGGTCAACCCGATCATCCAGTGCGGTCTGGTGCCCGTCTTCGTGGACGTGGACCTGGCGACGTACAACACGACGGTCGAGCGGATCGAGGCGGCGCTCACCCCGCGCACCAAGGTCATCATGCTGGCGCACACCCTGGGCAACCCCTTCCCGGTCGCCGAGGTCGCCGAACTGGCAGCGCAGCACGACCTGTTCCTCATCGAGGACAACTGCGACGCGGTGCTCTCCACGTACCAGGGCCGCAACACCGGCACCTTCGGTGACTACGCCACCGTGAGCTTCTACCCGGCCCACCACCTCACCACCGGTGAGGGCGGCTGTGTCCTCACCAACACCCTGGAGCTGGCCCGGATCACCGAGTCGATGCGGGACTGGGGACGGGACTGCTGGTGCGAGCCGGGCGAGGACAACAAGTGCCTCAAGCGCTTCAACTACCAGATGGGCGACCTGCCGCACGGGTACGACCACAAATACATCTTCTCGCACGTCGGCTACAACCTGAAGGCCACCGACATCCAGGCGGCCCTCGGTCTGACACAGCTCGCCAAGCTCCCCGATTTCGTCGCGGCCCGCAAGCGCAACTGGCAGCGGCTGCGCGACGGCCTCGACGGGGTGCCGGGGCTGCTGCTGCCCGAGGCCACCCCCGGCAGCGACCCGAGCTGGTTCGGCTTCGTCATCACCCTCACCGACGACGCGCCCTTCAGCCGCCCGGAGCTGGTGGACTTCCTGACGGCGCGCAGGATCGGCACCCGGCTGCTGTTCGCGGGCAACCTCACCCGGCACCCCGCGTACCGCCACGAGACGTACCGGGTCAGTGGCGAGCTGACCAACAGCGACATCATCACCGACCGGACGTTCTGGATCGGTGTGTACCCGGGGATCACCGGCGAGATGGTCGACTACATGGTCGCCTCCCTCCGGGAGTTCGTCGCCAAGCCGCACTGA